Proteins encoded by one window of Blautia luti:
- a CDS encoding ribonucleoside triphosphate reductase has protein sequence MFQVVKRDGELDEFKLSKITSAIHKAFDAKDKNYSNDMIDLLGLRVTSDFQNKIKENKITVEEIQDSVENVLIQAGYADVAKAYILYRKQREKVRNMKSTILDYKEIVNSYVKVEDWRVKENSTVTYSVGGLILSNSGAVTANYWLSEIYDNEIAEAHRNADIHIHDLSMLTGYCAGWSLKQLIQEGLGGIEGKITSSPAKHLSVLCNQMVNFLGIMQNEWAGAQAFSSFDTYLAPFVKADSLTYPEVKKCIESFIYGVNTPSRWGTQAPFSNITLDWTVPDDLAELPAIVGGKNMDFKYKDCKKEMDMINKAFIETMIEGDANGRGFQYPIPTYSITKEFDWSDTENNRLLFEMTSKYGTPYFSNYINSDMKPSDIRSMCCRLRLDLRELRKKSGGFFGSGESTGSVGVVTINMPRIAYLSRTPEEFYRRLDHMMDISARSLHIKREVIGKLLDEGLYPYTKRYLGSFSNHFSTIGLVGMNEVGLNACWLGKDMSDEATQKFTKEVLLHMRERLSDYQEEYEGELFNLEATPAESTAYRLAKHDRKRWPDIRTAGKEGDTPYYTNSSHLPVEYTTDIFDALDIQDELQTLYTSGTVFHAFIGEKLPDWKAAAALVRKIAENYKLPYYTISPTYSVCREHGYISGEHFTCPKCGKKAEVYSRITGYYRPVQNWNDGKAQEYKNRTLYDVMHSDVKKIRPVHTSMVTMTEDDVKIEPVAAHKYLFTTSTCPNCRMAKKMLEGEELEIVDAEKNPELAKQFGIMQAPTLVIAEGEHITKYVNASNIQKYVDEEM, from the coding sequence ATGTTTCAGGTAGTAAAAAGAGATGGCGAACTGGACGAGTTTAAACTAAGTAAGATCACGTCAGCCATTCATAAAGCATTTGATGCGAAGGATAAAAATTACAGCAATGATATGATCGATCTTCTTGGACTTCGTGTAACATCAGATTTTCAGAATAAGATCAAAGAGAATAAGATTACTGTTGAAGAAATCCAGGACAGTGTGGAGAACGTACTGATCCAGGCAGGATACGCTGACGTGGCGAAGGCTTATATTCTTTACCGCAAGCAGAGAGAGAAAGTCCGCAACATGAAATCTACCATTCTTGATTATAAAGAAATCGTAAACAGCTATGTTAAAGTAGAAGACTGGCGTGTAAAGGAGAACTCTACAGTAACCTATTCCGTAGGCGGCCTGATCCTGAGTAATTCAGGTGCAGTAACAGCCAACTACTGGCTATCTGAGATCTATGATAATGAGATCGCAGAAGCACACAGAAATGCAGATATCCACATCCATGATCTGTCCATGCTTACAGGATACTGTGCAGGGTGGTCCCTGAAACAGCTAATCCAGGAAGGTCTTGGAGGCATTGAGGGAAAGATCACTTCTTCTCCTGCGAAACATCTGAGCGTTCTGTGCAATCAGATGGTAAATTTCCTGGGGATCATGCAGAATGAATGGGCAGGCGCACAGGCTTTTTCCTCCTTTGACACATATCTGGCGCCTTTTGTAAAGGCAGATAGCCTGACTTATCCGGAAGTGAAGAAGTGTATTGAATCCTTTATCTACGGTGTAAATACACCGAGCAGATGGGGAACACAGGCACCATTCTCCAACATCACCCTGGACTGGACTGTTCCGGATGACCTTGCAGAGCTGCCGGCTATCGTTGGCGGTAAGAATATGGACTTCAAGTACAAAGACTGCAAGAAAGAGATGGATATGATCAACAAGGCATTCATCGAGACCATGATCGAGGGAGATGCCAACGGAAGAGGATTCCAGTATCCGATCCCGACTTATTCCATTACGAAAGAGTTCGACTGGTCTGATACAGAGAACAACCGTCTTCTCTTCGAAATGACATCGAAATACGGAACGCCATATTTCTCCAATTATATTAACAGCGATATGAAACCAAGTGATATCCGAAGCATGTGCTGCCGTTTGCGTCTGGATCTTCGTGAACTCCGTAAGAAGAGCGGCGGATTCTTCGGTTCAGGTGAGAGCACCGGATCTGTAGGAGTTGTGACCATCAATATGCCGAGGATCGCATATCTGTCCAGAACACCGGAGGAATTCTACAGACGTCTGGATCACATGATGGATATTTCCGCACGTTCTCTTCATATTAAGAGAGAGGTCATCGGTAAGCTTCTGGACGAGGGACTGTATCCGTATACCAAGAGATATCTGGGAAGCTTTTCCAACCATTTCTCAACCATCGGTCTGGTCGGTATGAATGAAGTGGGCCTGAATGCATGCTGGCTTGGTAAAGATATGTCTGATGAGGCAACACAGAAATTTACCAAAGAGGTTCTTCTGCATATGAGAGAGCGCCTGTCTGACTATCAGGAAGAATATGAGGGTGAGTTGTTTAATCTGGAGGCAACTCCTGCGGAATCTACAGCTTACCGTCTGGCCAAACATGACAGGAAGCGCTGGCCGGATATCCGTACAGCAGGAAAAGAGGGAGATACTCCGTATTATACAAACAGCTCCCACCTGCCGGTAGAATATACCACAGATATTTTCGATGCCCTGGATATCCAGGATGAGCTGCAGACTCTTTATACTTCAGGTACGGTATTCCATGCATTTATCGGCGAAAAGCTTCCGGATTGGAAGGCTGCTGCAGCACTGGTACGTAAGATCGCAGAGAATTACAAGCTGCCGTATTATACCATTTCTCCTACTTATTCCGTATGCAGGGAACATGGCTATATCAGCGGAGAACATTTTACCTGTCCGAAATGTGGAAAGAAGGCAGAGGTCTACAGTCGTATTACCGGATATTACCGTCCTGTACAGAACTGGAACGATGGCAAGGCACAGGAATATAAGAACCGTACTCTGTATGATGTGATGCACTCAGATGTGAAAAAGATCCGTCCTGTGCATACAAGTATGGTGACTATGACTGAGGATGATGTAAAGATCGAGCCGGTAGCTGCGCATAAATATCTGTTCACCACAAGCACCTGCCCGAACTGCAGAATGGCGAAGAAGATGCTTGAGGGCGAGGAACTGGAAATCGTGGATGCAGAGAAGAATCCGGAACTTGCGAAACAGTTCGGGATCATGCAGGCACCTACTCTGGTCATCGCAGAGGGAGAACATATTACCAAATATGTGAATGCGTCCAATATTCAGAAATATGTGGATGAAGAAATGTAA
- the hflX gene encoding GTPase HflX, whose product MEEFGRLEERVILIGVQTAADENVEVSLDELEELASTAGAVTVGKVIQNREAVHPGTYIGKGKIEEVRALVYALNATGVICDDELSPAQLNNLERELDCKVMDRTLLILDIFAARAVTSEGKIQVELAQLRYRAARLVGLRESLSRLGGGIGTRGPGEKKLETDRRLIRTRISALKQELVQVEKHRELIRSGRARGNMKTVAIVGYTNAGKSTLLNKLTGSEVLSEDKLFATLDPTTRLLNLQDGQQILLTDTVGFIHKLPHHLIEAFKSTLEEAKYADYIIHVVDSSNPQAEMQMHVVYETLRELGVMGKKIITLFNKQDVPGACVLRDFKSDYSLKISARTGQGLEELGELLARLLAEDQIYMERIFPYQEAGKIQLIREYGQLLSEEYTETGILVKARVPREIYGKVV is encoded by the coding sequence ATGGAAGAATTTGGCAGATTAGAGGAGCGGGTGATCCTGATCGGTGTACAGACTGCAGCAGATGAGAATGTGGAAGTTTCCCTGGATGAACTGGAGGAACTTGCATCTACAGCAGGGGCTGTCACGGTGGGCAAGGTGATCCAGAACCGGGAGGCCGTGCATCCGGGAACCTATATTGGAAAAGGGAAGATCGAAGAAGTACGGGCCCTGGTATATGCCCTGAATGCCACAGGCGTGATCTGTGACGATGAGCTTTCGCCTGCACAGCTGAATAATCTGGAACGGGAGCTGGACTGTAAGGTAATGGACAGAACTCTTCTGATCCTGGATATTTTTGCCGCAAGAGCTGTGACCAGTGAAGGCAAGATTCAGGTAGAACTGGCTCAGTTGCGTTATCGGGCAGCGCGTCTGGTTGGTCTGAGGGAATCTTTGTCCCGTCTGGGCGGCGGTATCGGAACCAGAGGCCCCGGAGAGAAGAAACTGGAGACTGACCGAAGGCTGATCCGTACCAGGATTTCCGCACTGAAGCAGGAACTTGTCCAGGTAGAGAAACACAGGGAACTGATCCGTTCAGGCCGCGCCAGAGGGAATATGAAAACTGTAGCTATCGTAGGCTATACCAATGCAGGGAAATCCACGCTGCTGAATAAGCTTACAGGGTCGGAAGTGCTTTCTGAGGACAAGCTGTTTGCAACGCTGGATCCTACTACAAGGCTTCTGAACCTTCAGGATGGACAGCAGATCCTGCTTACAGACACAGTAGGTTTCATCCATAAGCTGCCCCATCATCTTATTGAGGCGTTCAAAAGTACCCTGGAAGAGGCGAAATATGCAGATTACATTATCCATGTGGTAGATTCATCCAATCCCCAGGCCGAAATGCAGATGCATGTGGTATACGAGACCCTTCGTGAACTGGGGGTAATGGGAAAGAAGATCATTACACTGTTTAATAAACAGGATGTACCGGGAGCCTGCGTGCTCCGTGATTTCAAGTCGGATTATTCCCTGAAGATCTCAGCCAGAACAGGACAGGGGCTGGAGGAACTGGGAGAACTTCTGGCGAGACTTCTGGCAGAGGATCAGATTTATATGGAACGGATTTTTCCCTATCAGGAAGCGGGCAAAATTCAGCTGATCCGCGAATACGGACAGTTGCTCTCAGAAGAATATACAGAGACCGGAATCCTTGTAAAAGCAAGGGTTCCACGGGAGATCTACGGGAAAGTTGTATAG
- a CDS encoding tetratricopeptide repeat protein — translation MRNRKTAWILAVGLGMTAFAGCGSEEMKNYEQAAQDLEAENFDAALQEYEAAISAGVKLAQSYRGAGVANLRLGNYEQAIEDFNHALNSDKVGKALKKDILSYRAAAYLKTKAYDEAMADCQSIAESYDMDADLYFLTGKVALAMDSYEEASADFEQAYGEDATYDMALRIYGVYLDKDMEADGTRYLEAALASEAKNAQDHCDRGRVYYYMDDYENALSELTQAADGGNTEALLLQGMVYMAQKDTTSARQQFQAYVFKEEKGAKGYNGLALCDIEDGDYDSALANITTGLSSADDETLQSLLFNEMVVYEKKLDFTTALQKAEEYLEMYPDDKTAKKERAFLRSRVG, via the coding sequence ATGAGAAACAGAAAGACAGCATGGATTCTGGCAGTAGGTCTGGGAATGACAGCATTCGCAGGCTGTGGATCAGAAGAAATGAAAAACTATGAACAGGCAGCCCAGGATCTGGAAGCAGAGAATTTCGATGCTGCACTGCAGGAATATGAGGCAGCTATTTCAGCAGGGGTAAAACTGGCCCAGTCCTACAGGGGGGCCGGGGTAGCCAATCTGCGCCTGGGAAATTATGAGCAGGCTATTGAGGATTTTAATCATGCGCTGAACAGTGATAAAGTGGGCAAGGCACTGAAGAAAGATATCCTGTCATACCGTGCGGCAGCTTATCTGAAGACGAAAGCTTACGATGAAGCTATGGCAGACTGTCAGAGCATAGCAGAATCCTATGATATGGATGCAGATCTGTATTTCCTCACAGGTAAGGTGGCTCTTGCCATGGATTCCTATGAGGAGGCATCTGCGGATTTCGAGCAGGCATACGGAGAAGATGCAACCTATGATATGGCACTTCGGATTTACGGTGTTTATCTGGACAAAGATATGGAAGCAGACGGAACCAGATATCTGGAGGCAGCCCTGGCATCTGAGGCAAAGAATGCCCAGGATCATTGCGACAGAGGCAGGGTCTATTATTATATGGACGATTATGAGAATGCCTTGTCTGAACTGACACAGGCTGCTGATGGAGGAAATACGGAAGCGCTTCTGCTTCAGGGAATGGTGTATATGGCACAGAAAGATACAACCAGTGCCAGACAGCAGTTCCAGGCGTATGTCTTTAAAGAAGAAAAAGGTGCCAAAGGATATAACGGTCTGGCATTGTGTGACATAGAAGACGGTGATTACGACAGTGCACTTGCCAATATAACGACAGGTCTTTCTTCAGCAGATGATGAAACACTGCAGAGTCTGCTGTTCAATGAAATGGTAGTTTATGAGAAAAAGCTTGACTTTACTACTGCATTGCAGAAAGCAGAAGAATATCTGGAAATGTATCCGGACGATAAGACTGCCAAAAAAGAACGGGCATTTTTACGATCACGTGTAGGATAA